The Arcobacter arenosus genome has a window encoding:
- a CDS encoding peptidylprolyl isomerase — translation MFGFGRKELKEYDYSKEELAKFNYAKITTEKGVIFIKLFNEETPNTVANFATLANDGFYNNLNFHRVIPGFMAQGGCPEGSGMGGPDWAIACETDAPKQVHNKGSLSMAHAGPNTGGSQFFICFESQPHLDRQHTVFGEIEADDAESFEVLDSIRQNDKIESIEILEKR, via the coding sequence GACTATTCAAAGGAAGAATTAGCAAAATTTAATTATGCAAAAATTACAACAGAAAAGGGTGTTATTTTTATAAAACTATTTAATGAAGAAACTCCTAATACTGTAGCAAACTTTGCAACATTAGCTAATGATGGTTTTTATAATAACTTAAACTTCCATAGAGTTATTCCAGGATTTATGGCACAAGGTGGATGTCCAGAAGGTTCTGGAATGGGTGGACCAGATTGGGCAATTGCTTGTGAAACAGATGCACCAAAACAAGTTCATAATAAAGGTTCTTTATCTATGGCTCATGCAGGTCCAAATACTGGTGGTAGTCAATTTTTTATTTGTTTTGAGTCACAACCACATTTAGATAGACAACATACTGTTTTTGGTGAAATTGAAGCTGATGATGCTGAAAGCTTTGAAGTTTTAGATAGTATAAGACAAAATGATAAAATAGAATCTATTGAAATTTTAGAGAAGAGATAA